One window from the genome of Pseudomonadota bacterium encodes:
- the phaC gene encoding class III poly(R)-hydroxyalkanoic acid synthase subunit PhaC, protein MMSSQFRPEQIADEIIRFNSKLAVGLKNLMDLEEIPTGVTEKEAVYAEDKLILYHFKPHVKAKKVNKTPVLIVYALVNRPYMTDLNEKISFVRGLIESGQEVYLIDWGYPDRADKFTTMDDYINGYIDRCVNTLRRRHKVDNVNILGICQGGAFSLCYASLHPEKVKNLITMVTPVDYHTKENMLSKWIQKVDVDLLVDTLGNIPGDYLNWTFLTLKPYRLMAQKYVDMVNILDNPQYLNNFMRMEKWIYDSPDQAGEAYRQFIKDFYQQNLLIKGKVEIGGKTVDLKNVKMPVLNIFAEDDHLVPPSASKPLGKYVGTKDYTELSFKGGHIGIYVSSAARSLVPPSVGDWLNKRA, encoded by the coding sequence ATGATGTCATCGCAATTCCGTCCCGAACAGATCGCGGATGAAATTATCCGCTTTAACAGCAAACTTGCTGTCGGGCTTAAAAATCTGATGGATCTTGAAGAAATTCCGACGGGTGTGACCGAAAAAGAAGCGGTCTATGCCGAAGATAAGCTGATCCTTTATCACTTCAAGCCGCATGTAAAGGCGAAGAAGGTTAACAAGACACCGGTTCTGATTGTCTATGCGCTGGTCAACCGTCCGTACATGACAGATTTGAACGAAAAAATCTCTTTCGTGCGCGGTTTGATCGAAAGCGGACAGGAAGTCTATCTGATTGACTGGGGTTATCCCGACCGTGCCGATAAATTCACGACGATGGATGATTACATCAACGGTTATATTGACCGCTGCGTTAATACGCTGCGCCGTCGCCATAAAGTAGACAATGTCAATATTCTCGGCATCTGTCAGGGCGGGGCATTCAGCCTTTGCTACGCATCGCTGCATCCTGAAAAGGTCAAGAACCTGATTACGATGGTTACACCGGTTGATTATCACACCAAGGAAAACATGCTGAGCAAATGGATTCAGAAAGTTGATGTCGATCTGCTTGTCGATACGCTGGGTAATATTCCGGGTGATTATCTGAACTGGACCTTTCTGACGCTGAAACCCTACCGTTTGATGGCGCAGAAATATGTCGATATGGTCAACATCCTTGATAATCCGCAATATCTGAACAATTTCATGCGGATGGAAAAATGGATTTATGACAGCCCCGATCAGGCAGGCGAAGCTTATCGCCAGTTTATCAAAGATTTTTACCAGCAGAACCTGCTGATTAAAGGCAAGGTTGAAATCGGCGGGAAGACGGTTGATCTGAAAAACGTCAAAATGCCGGTTCTGAACATCTTTGCCGAGGACGACCATCTGGTACCGCCCAGCGCGTCGAAACCGCTTGGCAAATATGTCGGCACCAAAGATTATACCGAGCTGTCCTTCAAAGGCGGTCATATCGGTATTTATGTCAGCAGCGCCGCACGCAGTCTTGTTCCGCCTTCGGTCGGTGACTGGCTGAATAAGCGCGCCTGA
- the phaE gene encoding class III poly(R)-hydroxyalkanoic acid synthase subunit PhaE — protein sequence MTAENIFTNNEWFEAQRKFWDGWMKVASEGAAKPESAAGTGTNDDALWQQFYPWTSFPQQNTPPAAQDILQKMLAAQEQYFNMIQHFSGASADGMNLSKLATDWVNYMSSSYNNAQQHSVGSHGALWDLFQDTWARTASSLSPFPGDFFRGVRPEGVTRGPGDIHGHLSQFLATPSVGYSRETQGQYQKLSSLWLDYQQSMYAYGAEIAKVNQEALKLFQKKVTELSQIGTVKDGADAVKKTAKKALTSVKDIYDLWVDACEEVYAEFAMSDEYTTLYGNLVNALMALKKQMAVVSDEVFEAMNMPTHKEVNTLHQRVHEARREHRRMQDKLEDLEDLRSELGALKELKAAVKEVDALRKEVGALKNEIKALKTPVKTDTTGKKGK from the coding sequence ATGACAGCGGAAAATATCTTTACCAATAATGAATGGTTTGAGGCGCAAAGGAAATTCTGGGACGGCTGGATGAAAGTCGCCAGCGAAGGTGCCGCAAAACCCGAATCAGCCGCAGGTACCGGCACGAATGATGATGCCTTATGGCAGCAATTCTACCCCTGGACGAGCTTTCCGCAACAAAATACCCCGCCTGCTGCGCAGGATATTCTGCAAAAAATGCTCGCCGCGCAGGAACAGTATTTCAACATGATCCAGCATTTCTCCGGCGCATCCGCCGATGGTATGAATCTGTCGAAACTGGCGACGGACTGGGTCAATTACATGAGCAGCAGCTATAATAATGCACAACAGCACTCTGTTGGCAGCCACGGCGCATTGTGGGATTTATTTCAAGATACATGGGCGCGGACGGCATCTTCCCTGTCGCCGTTTCCGGGTGATTTCTTCCGCGGTGTACGCCCTGAAGGGGTCACGCGCGGTCCGGGCGATATCCACGGACATCTTAGCCAGTTTCTGGCAACGCCGTCCGTTGGTTACAGCCGCGAGACGCAAGGCCAGTATCAGAAGCTTTCAAGCCTGTGGCTGGATTATCAGCAAAGCATGTATGCCTATGGTGCAGAGATTGCAAAGGTCAATCAGGAAGCGCTGAAACTGTTCCAGAAGAAAGTCACGGAACTCTCCCAGATCGGCACGGTCAAAGACGGTGCGGATGCGGTAAAGAAAACCGCGAAAAAGGCTTTGACCAGTGTGAAAGACATCTATGACCTGTGGGTCGATGCCTGCGAAGAGGTTTATGCCGAATTCGCGATGTCGGATGAATACACCACGTTGTACGGTAATCTGGTCAATGCGCTGATGGCGCTGAAAAAACAGATGGCGGTTGTGTCGGATGAAGTGTTCGAGGCGATGAATATGCCGACACATAAAGAAGTCAATACATTGCACCAGCGTGTCCATGAGGCGCGCCGCGAGCATCGCCGCATGCAGGACAAGCTGGAAGATCTGGAAGACCTGCGCAGCGAACTGGGGGCTTTGAAAGAACTGAAAGCCGCTGTGAAAGAGGTAGACGCTCTGCGCAAGGAAGTCGGCGCATTGAAAAACGAAATCAAGGCGCTGAAAACGCCTGTCAAAACAGACACGACTGGGAAAAAGGGGAAATAA
- a CDS encoding DUF1800 domain-containing protein: MISNSAYIAMHRFGLGPNESDAARIGASPQNWLLAQMQNFNPAPAAFQDLPTTAYIAENALGKLKQLRDAKKKKGADPEESQKAVKAMLKTLVTDLTGEITTRLNYAATTETPFIERLVHFWSNHFTVSTTRKEVIGLVGAYEREAIRPHIFGKFSGLVFAVLRHPAMLLYLDNVRSIGPHSPAGKRGKKGLNENLARELLELHTLGVDGGYSQQDVQEMAKMLTGWTVNIMKGLQGKDVGAFHFVKLMHEPGSKTLLGKTYPESGENEVRQAVLDICAHPSTARFLARKMAQHFISDNPPDSAVKKLESAYKRSGGDLTALTKALIALPDAWKLPASKVKTPHELVIATMRGFGGDVKLKPALIAATLKHLGHVPFSAPSPAGWPERAEHWISPEAMIRRIDWCRLVAAKMQRGTDIETLMALLLGEAASPETRFAITRAPSKNDALTLLLASPEFQRR; this comes from the coding sequence ATGATCTCAAACAGCGCCTATATCGCCATGCACCGCTTCGGCCTCGGGCCGAATGAAAGCGATGCCGCCCGCATCGGCGCCAGCCCGCAAAACTGGCTGCTGGCGCAGATGCAGAATTTCAATCCCGCCCCCGCCGCTTTTCAGGATTTGCCGACAACCGCCTATATCGCAGAAAACGCACTGGGGAAATTGAAACAGCTACGCGACGCCAAAAAGAAAAAAGGGGCCGATCCGGAAGAAAGCCAGAAAGCCGTCAAAGCGATGCTGAAGACTCTGGTGACGGATCTAACGGGCGAGATCACCACGCGGCTGAATTATGCCGCAACAACGGAGACACCGTTTATTGAGCGCCTTGTCCATTTCTGGAGCAATCATTTCACCGTTTCCACCACGCGCAAAGAAGTCATCGGGCTGGTCGGCGCCTATGAACGTGAAGCCATCCGCCCGCATATTTTCGGAAAATTTTCCGGCCTCGTCTTTGCGGTGCTGCGCCATCCGGCCATGCTGCTTTATCTGGATAATGTCCGCTCCATCGGCCCGCATTCTCCCGCCGGAAAGCGCGGAAAGAAGGGCCTGAACGAAAATCTTGCCCGTGAATTGCTGGAACTGCACACGCTGGGCGTTGACGGCGGCTATAGCCAGCAGGACGTGCAGGAAATGGCCAAAATGCTGACAGGCTGGACGGTCAATATCATGAAAGGCCTGCAAGGCAAAGATGTCGGCGCATTTCATTTCGTTAAACTGATGCATGAGCCGGGATCAAAAACCCTGCTGGGCAAAACCTATCCGGAAAGCGGCGAAAACGAAGTACGGCAGGCCGTTTTGGATATTTGCGCCCACCCTTCCACGGCGCGTTTTCTTGCCCGCAAAATGGCGCAGCATTTTATCAGCGATAACCCGCCGGACAGTGCCGTCAAAAAACTGGAAAGCGCCTATAAGCGCAGCGGCGGCGATTTGACCGCCCTGACCAAAGCGCTGATCGCCCTGCCCGATGCATGGAAGCTGCCCGCATCCAAAGTCAAAACCCCGCATGAGCTGGTCATCGCCACAATGCGCGGCTTTGGCGGCGATGTGAAACTAAAACCGGCGCTGATTGCCGCAACATTGAAACATCTGGGACATGTCCCCTTTTCCGCGCCCTCGCCTGCCGGATGGCCGGAGCGCGCGGAACACTGGATCAGCCCCGAGGCAATGATCCGCCGCATAGACTGGTGCCGCCTTGTCGCCGCCAAAATGCAGCGCGGTACGGATATCGAGACACTGATGGCGCTTTTACTCGGCGAGGCCGCTTCCCCCGAAACCCGTTTCGCGATCACCCGCGCACCCAGCAAAAATGATGCGCTGACATTGCTTCTCGCCAGCCCGGAATTCCAGAGGAGATAA
- a CDS encoding TlpA family protein disulfide reductase codes for MKQKIILITLFLLASLAAIIYDHTDPPKILTLPPTETPVTLTNMPLSGDIQLTDFSGKSFPLSDLYGRIIIVNFWASWCLPCATELPALLEIAAKQQDSLTLLAVSVDDKQENAEKLLKLIKTRKPDLVFPKNALFAWDPQKKIAQDVFQTTRYPESYILGTDGNIKVKIVGDDLEKLRAALDAVNDDQRNSNKPAAPR; via the coding sequence ATGAAACAGAAAATCATCCTCATCACCCTGTTCCTGCTGGCAAGCCTCGCGGCCATCATCTATGACCATACCGACCCGCCGAAAATACTCACCCTTCCGCCCACAGAAACGCCTGTCACATTGACGAATATGCCGCTATCCGGCGATATTCAACTGACGGATTTCAGCGGCAAAAGCTTTCCGCTGTCCGATCTGTACGGACGCATCATCATTGTCAATTTCTGGGCATCATGGTGCCTGCCCTGTGCAACGGAACTGCCCGCATTATTGGAAATCGCCGCAAAACAACAGGACAGCCTGACTCTGCTGGCTGTCAGCGTAGATGATAAGCAAGAGAATGCCGAAAAACTGCTGAAACTGATCAAAACCCGCAAGCCTGATCTGGTCTTTCCCAAAAACGCCCTTTTTGCATGGGACCCGCAGAAAAAAATCGCACAGGATGTGTTCCAGACCACCCGTTATCCTGAAAGCTATATTCTCGGCACGGATGGCAATATCAAAGTGAAAATTGTCGGTGATGATCTGGAAAAACTGCGCGCTGCGCTGGACGCGGTTAATGATGACCAAAGAAATAGTAATAAGCCAGCGGCCCCCAGATAA
- the serS gene encoding serine--tRNA ligase translates to MLDIKYIIENREEVERSIELRHFKTDLDAVIDAYDRFRSVKQALEEKQAEANTVAKTISTADPSERPALIERGSALKAETSKLGEEMAAHEAEWKELMLTVPNTLPGDTPEGKDDTANETVKTFLEPPRVNFKQKDHIELGKSLDLIDFEGGAKVAGAKFYFLKNEAVMLEMALQHFAFKKAIEHGFIPLQTPDLARNEVLQGAGFAPRGNESNTYRIEDQDLSLVATAEIPVGGLHAGEILPEEMLPLRYVAWSHCFRTEAGAAGQASKGLYRVHQFSKVELYAFTTPEQSAAVHEELLALEESIYQELQIPYRVVRICAGDLGAPAWKKYDIEAWMPGKGENGEYGEITSASNCTDFQARRLNVRYKDKATGQNRFVHTLNGTAIAMSRTPIAILENFQTERGTVIVPEVLRPVMGVDEIMPKTARDDEDAKQATA, encoded by the coding sequence ATGCTGGACATCAAATACATTATCGAGAACCGCGAGGAAGTCGAACGCAGCATTGAACTGCGTCATTTCAAAACCGATCTGGATGCGGTGATTGACGCCTATGACCGTTTCCGCAGTGTCAAACAGGCGCTGGAGGAAAAACAGGCCGAGGCCAATACGGTCGCAAAAACCATCAGCACGGCCGACCCGTCTGAGCGTCCGGCGCTGATCGAACGCGGCAGCGCGCTGAAGGCCGAGACCTCGAAACTCGGGGAGGAAATGGCGGCGCATGAGGCGGAATGGAAAGAGCTGATGCTGACCGTGCCCAATACGCTGCCCGGCGATACGCCTGAAGGCAAAGACGATACGGCGAATGAAACCGTCAAAACCTTTCTGGAGCCGCCGCGCGTCAATTTCAAACAGAAAGACCATATCGAGCTCGGAAAATCTCTGGATTTGATCGATTTCGAAGGCGGCGCGAAAGTTGCCGGTGCGAAATTCTATTTCCTGAAAAACGAAGCGGTCATGCTGGAAATGGCGTTGCAGCATTTTGCCTTCAAAAAGGCGATTGAACACGGATTTATTCCGCTGCAAACACCCGATCTGGCGCGTAACGAGGTTTTGCAGGGCGCAGGCTTTGCGCCGCGCGGCAATGAAAGCAATACCTACCGTATCGAAGATCAGGATTTAAGTCTGGTCGCGACGGCGGAAATCCCTGTCGGCGGTTTGCATGCGGGTGAAATCCTGCCGGAGGAAATGTTGCCGCTGCGCTATGTCGCGTGGAGCCATTGTTTCCGTACCGAAGCGGGCGCGGCAGGACAAGCCAGTAAAGGGCTGTATCGCGTACACCAGTTCAGCAAAGTTGAGCTTTACGCTTTCACAACGCCGGAGCAAAGTGCCGCCGTGCATGAAGAATTGCTGGCGCTGGAGGAAAGCATTTATCAGGAGTTGCAAATTCCCTACCGCGTTGTACGCATTTGCGCAGGAGATCTGGGTGCGCCGGCATGGAAGAAATACGATATCGAAGCATGGATGCCGGGCAAAGGTGAAAACGGAGAATATGGCGAGATTACGTCGGCCAGTAACTGCACCGATTTTCAGGCGCGCCGTCTGAATGTCCGCTATAAAGACAAGGCAACAGGCCAGAACCGTTTTGTTCATACGCTGAACGGCACTGCGATTGCGATGAGCCGCACGCCGATCGCCATTCTGGAGAATTTCCAGACCGAGCGCGGCACGGTGATTGTTCCCGAAGTCTTGCGTCCGGTGATGGGTGTTGATGAAATCATGCCGAAAACCGCCCGTGATGACGAAGATGCCAAACAGGCAACCGCCTAA
- a CDS encoding homogentisate 1,2-dioxygenase gives MTLEYMTGFGNEFATEAEKGALPEGQNSPQKPPFGLYAEQLSGSAFTMPRAENQRSWLYRIRPSVMHRPFVPMDPSRMTWGSTPFNTEDVTPNQLRWSPAKIPTVGTDFIDGIITMAGGGDSFSWAGLAAHIYIANRPMKKRYFYNSDGEMLVLPQEGGLTLRTEMGVLGIETGELAVIPRGIKFTVDLPDKTSRGYICENYGAPFILPDLGPIGANGLANPRDFETPVAAYEDIEGEFELITKFGGNLWSAYTRHSPLDVVAWHGNYAPYKYDLSKFMAINTVSYDHCDPSIFTVLTSPSERRGLANIDFVIFPQRWNVADHTFRPPYYHRNVMSEFMGLIKGEYDAKGGKDNKGFLPGGASLHNCMSAHGPDANAFKAASEVELKPDYMADTLAFMFESRFIMAPTHHAMSMNTLQKDYYHCWLDLPKNFAAPEK, from the coding sequence ATGACACTGGAATATATGACGGGCTTCGGAAACGAATTTGCGACAGAGGCTGAAAAAGGCGCTTTGCCCGAAGGACAGAATTCTCCGCAAAAACCGCCTTTCGGGCTTTATGCCGAACAGCTCAGCGGCAGCGCCTTTACAATGCCGCGCGCAGAAAACCAACGCAGCTGGCTGTACCGCATCCGTCCCTCCGTCATGCACCGCCCCTTTGTACCGATGGATCCGTCCCGTATGACATGGGGCAGCACCCCTTTTAATACAGAGGATGTCACACCGAACCAGCTGCGCTGGTCTCCCGCGAAAATCCCGACGGTCGGCACCGATTTTATCGACGGCATCATCACCATGGCAGGCGGCGGCGACAGTTTCTCATGGGCCGGACTTGCGGCACATATCTATATCGCCAACCGCCCGATGAAAAAGCGCTATTTCTACAATTCCGACGGTGAGATGCTGGTCCTGCCGCAGGAAGGCGGCTTGACCCTGCGCACGGAAATGGGCGTTTTGGGTATTGAAACGGGTGAGCTTGCCGTCATTCCGCGCGGCATCAAATTCACCGTTGATCTGCCCGATAAAACCTCACGCGGCTATATCTGCGAGAATTACGGCGCGCCCTTTATTCTGCCCGATCTGGGGCCGATCGGTGCAAACGGTCTGGCCAATCCCCGCGATTTTGAAACCCCCGTTGCCGCCTATGAAGATATCGAAGGCGAATTTGAGTTGATCACAAAATTCGGCGGCAATCTGTGGAGCGCCTATACGCGTCATTCCCCGCTGGATGTCGTAGCATGGCACGGCAATTACGCACCTTACAAATATGATCTGTCAAAATTTATGGCCATTAACACGGTCAGTTACGACCATTGCGATCCGTCGATTTTCACAGTGCTGACCTCGCCCTCCGAACGCCGCGGTCTTGCCAATATTGATTTCGTGATCTTCCCGCAGCGCTGGAATGTTGCGGATCACACTTTCCGTCCGCCCTATTATCACCGCAATGTGATGAGCGAATTTATGGGACTGATCAAAGGCGAATATGACGCCAAGGGCGGCAAAGACAATAAAGGCTTCCTTCCCGGCGGCGCCAGCCTGCATAACTGCATGTCCGCGCACGGCCCCGATGCCAATGCCTTCAAAGCCGCCAGCGAAGTTGAGCTGAAACCGGATTATATGGCGGACACATTGGCCTTCATGTTCGAAAGCCGCTTCATTATGGCACCGACTCATCATGCCATGTCGATGAATACCCTGCAGAAGGATTATTACCATTGCTGGCTTGATCTGCCGAAGAATTTTGCCGCTCCGGAAAAGTAA
- a CDS encoding phasin family protein: MTTPKDVFEAWADWNQQTFEAAKKLAELNLALSEKLIKEQSDLANNIVELTAKNADTFSKAKDVQEVIANQTAASQECSKQVLKSYRSCADILGEARKAYSDLYEKSCKAAGDLNATAAKKSA; encoded by the coding sequence ATGACAACACCTAAAGACGTATTTGAAGCATGGGCAGACTGGAACCAGCAAACCTTCGAAGCTGCGAAAAAACTGGCTGAACTCAACCTCGCGCTCAGCGAAAAACTGATCAAAGAACAGTCTGATCTGGCGAACAACATTGTTGAACTGACAGCGAAAAACGCTGACACATTCAGCAAAGCCAAAGACGTTCAGGAAGTAATCGCAAACCAGACGGCAGCCTCGCAGGAATGCAGCAAGCAAGTCCTGAAAAGCTACCGCTCTTGCGCAGACATTCTGGGCGAAGCACGCAAAGCTTACAGCGACCTGTACGAAAAATCTTGCAAAGCTGCAGGTGACCTGAACGCAACGGCTGCAAAAAAATCAGCTTAA
- the phbB gene encoding acetoacetyl-CoA reductase, which produces MGQALEQNSDNPKADAANQVALVTGGTGGIGTAICETLAAHGYKVATTYRNEAKAKAWQKSMQDKGCDVAIYQCDVADFDDCKKLVDDITNDLGPVAVLVNNAGITRDSTFRKMTHDQWRDVISCDLDSVFNVTRPIIDTMLEKGYGRIINISSINGQKGQFGQSNYSAAKAGMHGFTKALAQEVARKGITVNTISPGYIATEMVMAVPEEVRNSIIAQIPLGRFGKPEEIAHIVGFLVSEGASFITGANITANGGHYME; this is translated from the coding sequence ATGGGACAAGCGTTGGAACAAAATTCAGATAACCCAAAGGCGGACGCAGCAAATCAGGTCGCCCTTGTCACCGGCGGCACCGGCGGCATCGGAACCGCTATCTGTGAAACACTGGCCGCTCACGGCTATAAAGTCGCGACAACCTACCGCAATGAAGCCAAAGCCAAAGCATGGCAAAAATCCATGCAGGATAAAGGCTGTGACGTTGCGATCTATCAATGCGATGTCGCGGATTTCGATGACTGCAAAAAACTGGTGGATGATATCACAAATGATCTCGGCCCCGTTGCCGTGCTGGTAAATAATGCCGGCATCACGCGCGATTCCACTTTCCGCAAAATGACCCATGACCAATGGCGCGATGTCATCAGCTGCGATCTGGACAGCGTTTTCAACGTCACACGCCCGATTATCGATACGATGCTGGAAAAAGGGTATGGCCGCATTATCAATATCTCTTCGATCAACGGCCAGAAAGGCCAGTTCGGTCAGTCCAACTACTCCGCCGCTAAGGCCGGCATGCACGGCTTTACAAAAGCGCTGGCGCAGGAAGTTGCGCGCAAGGGCATTACCGTCAATACGATTTCTCCGGGCTATATTGCCACCGAAATGGTGATGGCCGTTCCCGAGGAGGTCCGCAACAGCATTATTGCGCAAATCCCTCTCGGCCGCTTCGGCAAGCCGGAGGAAATCGCCCATATCGTCGGATTTCTGGTTTCGGAAGGCGCAAGCTTTATCACCGGAGCCAATATCACAGCGAATGGCGGCCATTACATGGAATAA
- the phaR gene encoding polyhydroxyalkanoate synthesis repressor PhaR → MASKTTKAGKKDDKTAKSAKDENIRIIKKYPNRRLYDTATSQYITLSDVREIIRLGTPFKVVDTNTEEDITRNILIQIITEQENSEHTVFTTDMLMKMIRFYDGSTRNMFSDYMDRNLQIFSEQHKNWQEQVGQFMGAHPMSAFTKMTQQNLEFWKEMQDNFFKTKGFPYRVPETDENTDQ, encoded by the coding sequence GTGGCAAGCAAAACGACAAAAGCCGGTAAGAAAGACGACAAAACCGCAAAAAGCGCAAAAGACGAAAATATCCGGATTATCAAAAAATATCCGAACCGCCGTCTTTACGATACGGCGACCAGCCAGTATATCACGCTGTCGGATGTGCGCGAGATTATCCGTCTTGGTACACCGTTCAAAGTCGTGGACACCAATACCGAGGAAGACATCACCCGCAATATCCTGATCCAGATCATCACGGAACAGGAAAACAGCGAACATACCGTTTTCACCACCGATATGCTGATGAAGATGATCCGCTTTTATGACGGATCAACCCGTAACATGTTCTCCGATTATATGGATCGCAATTTGCAGATTTTCAGCGAACAGCATAAAAACTGGCAGGAACAGGTTGGTCAGTTCATGGGCGCGCATCCGATGTCCGCCTTTACCAAAATGACCCAGCAGAATCTTGAATTCTGGAAGGAGATGCAGGACAACTTCTTCAAAACCAAAGGCTTTCCCTACCGCGTGCCGGAAACGGACGAAAACACCGATCAATAG
- a CDS encoding DUF1501 domain-containing protein: protein MTIMDRRKFLYTAATGLAGAATLTAFPGLATAALPTDKRLIVVLLRGGMDGLAAVPPLGDKDYAAARGKLALTDGLPLDGFFALHPALAPLHALYKKKELTVFHGIASPYRERSHFDGQNLLENGTDRPNGADSGWLNRTLASFPDERADRVKGLAIGQNVPLILYGKQPVASWAPSRSKMPDSALLDQLERIYDNDALFHNALAQGLAIHEIADEALSGEQKQRMKNINRGNAAGVLAAAASKLLQDKNGARIATVDVGGWDSHARQGTSGGSLANNLKGFAQGVEAFTKNLAPIWDKTAVLVVTEFGRTVHENGTGGTDHGTASAAFLMGGAVNGGQIYADWKGLDKNSLYQNRDLMPTTDMRALFKSVLRDHLGIPLSTIENVIFPGSRSAGTLSKLIRKS from the coding sequence ATGACCATCATGGACCGCCGTAAATTTCTGTACACTGCCGCAACCGGACTTGCCGGTGCCGCGACACTGACTGCCTTCCCCGGCTTGGCAACCGCCGCACTGCCAACGGATAAGCGGCTGATTGTCGTATTGTTGCGCGGCGGAATGGACGGGCTTGCCGCCGTGCCGCCGCTGGGTGATAAAGATTATGCCGCCGCACGCGGTAAACTGGCCTTGACGGACGGCCTGCCGCTGGACGGTTTTTTCGCCCTGCATCCCGCACTTGCACCACTGCATGCGCTGTACAAAAAGAAGGAGCTCACAGTCTTTCACGGCATTGCCAGCCCCTATCGCGAAAGATCACATTTTGACGGGCAGAATTTGCTGGAAAACGGCACTGACCGCCCGAACGGCGCAGATAGCGGCTGGCTGAACCGCACACTGGCCAGCTTTCCCGATGAGCGCGCCGACCGCGTTAAAGGTCTTGCCATCGGCCAAAATGTACCGCTGATCCTTTACGGCAAACAACCCGTGGCATCATGGGCGCCCTCGCGCAGCAAAATGCCGGATTCCGCGCTGCTGGATCAGCTGGAACGCATCTATGATAATGATGCACTGTTCCACAATGCGCTGGCACAAGGCCTCGCTATCCACGAAATTGCCGATGAAGCACTTTCCGGCGAGCAAAAGCAACGCATGAAAAACATCAATCGCGGCAATGCGGCAGGTGTGCTTGCCGCCGCTGCGTCAAAACTGTTGCAGGATAAAAACGGCGCACGGATTGCCACGGTGGATGTCGGCGGCTGGGACAGCCATGCGCGGCAGGGCACATCCGGCGGCAGCCTTGCCAATAACCTGAAAGGTTTTGCGCAAGGCGTTGAAGCCTTTACAAAAAATCTTGCGCCGATATGGGATAAAACCGCCGTACTGGTCGTAACGGAATTCGGGCGGACGGTGCATGAAAACGGCACCGGCGGCACCGATCACGGCACGGCAAGCGCCGCTTTCCTGATGGGCGGTGCGGTCAATGGCGGGCAGATTTACGCCGACTGGAAAGGGCTGGATAAAAACAGCCTTTACCAAAACCGCGACCTGATGCCGACCACCGATATGCGCGCCTTGTTCAAATCCGTTTTGCGTGACCATCTCGGCATCCCGCTTTCCACCATCGAAAATGTTATTTTCCCCGGCAGCCGCAGCGCCGGAACGCTTAGCAAGCTGATCCGCAAATCCTGA
- a CDS encoding cold-shock protein — MATGTVKWFNPAKGYGFITPEDGGKDVFVHISAVKDAGLEELQEGQAISYEIEERNGRSCAAELRPADAA, encoded by the coding sequence ATGGCTACCGGTACAGTCAAATGGTTTAATCCAGCAAAAGGCTATGGCTTTATTACACCCGAAGACGGCGGCAAAGATGTGTTTGTACATATCAGCGCGGTTAAGGACGCGGGCCTTGAGGAGCTTCAAGAAGGCCAGGCAATCTCCTACGAGATTGAAGAGCGCAACGGACGCTCATGTGCGGCAGAGCTGCGTCCTGCGGACGCGGCATAA